In one Vibrio sp. VB16 genomic region, the following are encoded:
- a CDS encoding LacI family DNA-binding transcriptional regulator: MSIKKLAEHLGISKSTVSRALNGYSDVNADTREKVLRAAQEIGYKANPTAKRLASGKSRNVGIILPASSRMFVSPAFSKVLAGAAAFLAKHEYQLIVTTISEWQDEQQVYLDFITSGLVDGLFIVRTRSNDERIAMLQKHQFPFVCHGFDTGFPTDSFVDVDNRHAFYELTKRQIALGHSRIAFLDAPIELTLSKARQQGYLQAMQEAKLPTDNRWLLNGDLNEGAAMKMTKEVMSLAKRPTSILCADDTMALGTIAACEELGYRPGEDVAIAGYGDYEHSRYAKPSITSLKYETHGVGEAMAKLMLNKLEKRTYEVQNWYLAEIVARQSDAQVNTEEVNTK, translated from the coding sequence ATGTCCATTAAGAAACTTGCTGAGCATCTAGGCATATCCAAATCAACCGTCTCTAGAGCGTTGAATGGATACTCAGATGTAAATGCAGACACTCGAGAAAAGGTATTACGAGCGGCTCAAGAGATTGGGTATAAAGCAAACCCTACCGCTAAGCGCTTAGCCTCAGGTAAATCACGAAATGTCGGCATTATACTACCGGCGAGTTCTAGAATGTTTGTTTCTCCAGCTTTCTCTAAGGTATTAGCAGGTGCGGCTGCATTTTTAGCCAAGCATGAGTACCAATTAATCGTGACCACCATTTCGGAATGGCAAGACGAGCAACAGGTTTATCTGGATTTTATAACCAGCGGTCTGGTTGATGGATTATTCATTGTTCGTACACGCAGCAATGACGAGCGCATCGCGATGCTGCAAAAACATCAATTCCCATTCGTTTGCCACGGTTTTGATACTGGTTTCCCTACCGACAGTTTTGTGGACGTCGATAACCGACACGCCTTTTATGAGTTAACCAAGCGCCAAATAGCGTTAGGCCATTCACGTATTGCTTTCCTTGATGCACCGATAGAGTTGACGCTATCTAAGGCCCGTCAACAAGGGTACTTGCAAGCCATGCAGGAGGCCAAGTTACCTACCGATAATCGATGGTTATTAAATGGCGATCTCAACGAAGGTGCGGCCATGAAAATGACCAAAGAGGTGATGTCGTTAGCCAAACGTCCAACCTCAATTTTATGTGCAGACGACACAATGGCTCTCGGCACAATAGCCGCCTGTGAAGAGTTAGGCTATCGACCTGGTGAAGATGTCGCCATTGCCGGCTACGGCGATTACGAACACAGCCGCTATGCAAAGCCGTCGATTACTTCTCTAAAATACGAGACTCACGGTGTCGGTGAAGCAATGGCGAAACTCATGCTTAACAAACTAGAAAAACGAACCTACGAGGTTCAAAACTGGTATCTCGCTGAGATTGTCGCACGACAATCCGATGCCCAAGTAAATACAGAAGAAGTGAACACTAAGTAG
- a CDS encoding EamA family transporter, whose product MAFWPSIIIIVSAIMHAGWNVLGKSNSHSRMAFFLASSVTAALILTPYLIWFVVTVGIDALENDFWLLLISSGVFQMIYLLGLAYAYRQADISVIYPIARALPVLMVGFGTVLMGYSLSYNEWFGFILITAGCLFVPLSQFGELKLKAYLNFGVFWALFAAIGTTGYSIIDKEALADLNILVSIHFPSYYSAVFYLGIQYWAICASLCLWLLLSNNKQEFLIAWSIRKRSAVAGIMMSSTYGLVLFAMTMTDNVSYVVALRQISIVFGLGMGIYFLKEKWYLTRGVGVACITSGLIIALCF is encoded by the coding sequence ATGGCTTTCTGGCCAAGTATTATCATTATTGTGTCTGCAATTATGCATGCAGGTTGGAACGTATTAGGTAAGTCTAATAGCCATTCCAGAATGGCATTTTTCTTAGCCTCAAGTGTGACGGCTGCGCTTATTTTAACGCCTTATTTAATATGGTTTGTTGTTACCGTTGGCATCGACGCATTGGAGAATGACTTCTGGTTGTTGCTTATTAGCAGTGGTGTTTTTCAAATGATTTATCTGCTCGGACTCGCCTATGCTTACAGACAAGCGGATATCAGTGTTATTTATCCTATTGCGCGGGCCTTGCCTGTTTTAATGGTGGGGTTTGGAACGGTGTTGATGGGTTATTCATTGTCATACAATGAATGGTTCGGTTTCATTCTCATTACCGCTGGCTGTCTGTTTGTACCGCTGTCGCAGTTTGGTGAGCTGAAATTAAAGGCGTATCTCAACTTTGGCGTATTCTGGGCGTTATTTGCTGCGATAGGAACCACTGGTTATTCGATCATCGACAAAGAGGCGCTCGCTGATCTCAATATCTTGGTATCAATTCATTTCCCTTCGTATTACTCAGCGGTGTTTTATTTAGGGATCCAATACTGGGCGATCTGCGCGTCGCTTTGTCTTTGGTTACTTTTGTCCAACAATAAGCAGGAATTTCTGATCGCTTGGTCTATCAGAAAACGCAGCGCTGTTGCTGGCATAATGATGTCATCAACCTATGGGTTGGTGCTTTTTGCGATGACGATGACCGATAACGTTAGCTATGTTGTGGCCCTTCGCCAGATAAGTATTGTTTTTGGTTTAGGGATGGGGATCTATTTTTTGAAGGAGAAATGGTATTTAACCCGAGGCGTTGGCGTCGCCTGTATCACGTCTGGACTCATCATAGCGTTATGCTTTTAG
- the phnR gene encoding phosphonate utilization transcriptional regulator PhnR produces MQYIKIKNVIVEQIESGLLPSRQKLPSERKLAESFNTTRVTLRGALSLLEAEGRIYREDRRGWFISPEPLYYDPTQTLNFYNMALAQNRVPKTELVSAEALLATKQATRLLKLDPFSDVYRIERVRYLEDRPVVYVTNFVRPERFPNLLNFDLSQSLTDIYRDHFGIEYHKVQYRIVTTTVQDEIAQALRIRAGSPAMLVERKNYDQQGELIDCDIEYWRNDAICIESIAHIER; encoded by the coding sequence GTGCAATATATAAAAATTAAAAACGTTATCGTCGAGCAAATCGAGTCTGGATTGTTACCGTCACGCCAGAAACTGCCTTCTGAACGGAAGCTTGCTGAGTCTTTTAATACAACGCGGGTTACCCTGAGAGGGGCGCTGTCATTGCTGGAAGCAGAAGGGCGAATCTATCGAGAAGATCGACGTGGTTGGTTTATCTCACCAGAGCCTCTTTATTATGACCCAACTCAGACGTTAAATTTTTATAATATGGCCCTTGCGCAAAATCGTGTACCGAAAACAGAGTTGGTGTCGGCCGAGGCACTTCTTGCGACAAAGCAAGCGACGAGGCTGCTTAAGTTGGATCCATTTTCCGATGTATACCGTATTGAGCGGGTACGCTATCTGGAAGACCGACCCGTTGTATATGTAACAAACTTTGTTCGGCCAGAGCGATTCCCCAACTTACTCAACTTTGATCTATCGCAGTCATTGACCGATATTTATCGCGACCATTTTGGTATTGAATACCATAAAGTGCAGTACCGTATTGTCACCACAACCGTGCAAGATGAAATAGCACAAGCTTTGCGGATCAGGGCTGGCTCTCCGGCTATGCTAGTGGAACGGAAGAACTATGACCAGCAAGGTGAACTTATCGATTGTGATATTGAATATTGGCGCAATGATGCCATCTGTATCGAGTCTATTGCCCATATAGAACGATAG
- the phnW gene encoding 2-aminoethylphosphonate--pyruvate transaminase has product MKNEYLLLTPGPLSTSSTVREAMLKDWCTWDDDYNKGIVEVIRHKLVALATKHEGYTSVLMQGSGTASVEATIGSVVDNQGKLLVVDNGAYGARIAQIAQTLNIPCHVVSPGETAQPSLQEMEAMLVTDATITHVVVVHCETTTGMLNPIADIANLAKRFDKQVIVDAMSSFGGIPMDIAELDIDFMISSANKCIQGVPGFGFVIAKRSCLERCKGLARSLTLDLYDQWQCMEENHGKWRFTSPTHTVRAFYQALLELESEGGIDARYQRYCTNQATLVEGMRSLGFKTLLADELHSPIITSFHSPIDPHYQFQNFYDHLKNKGFVIYPGKVSNADCFRIGNIGDVHPADIERLIQAIRSVMVWNIS; this is encoded by the coding sequence ATGAAAAATGAATATCTACTTCTAACCCCAGGGCCTTTATCTACTTCATCAACCGTTCGTGAGGCCATGCTCAAGGATTGGTGTACTTGGGACGATGATTATAATAAAGGTATTGTAGAGGTGATTCGTCATAAGTTAGTGGCACTCGCCACTAAACATGAGGGATACACCAGTGTATTAATGCAGGGCAGTGGTACCGCATCGGTAGAAGCAACCATTGGCAGCGTCGTCGATAATCAAGGCAAACTGTTGGTTGTCGATAATGGCGCATATGGTGCTCGTATCGCACAAATCGCACAAACTCTCAACATTCCTTGTCACGTTGTTTCTCCCGGAGAAACCGCTCAACCTAGCTTGCAAGAAATGGAAGCGATGTTAGTGACGGATGCCACCATTACCCATGTTGTGGTTGTTCACTGTGAAACCACCACTGGCATGCTCAACCCCATTGCCGATATAGCGAATCTTGCAAAGCGCTTCGATAAGCAAGTGATTGTTGATGCAATGTCGAGCTTTGGCGGTATACCAATGGATATCGCGGAACTCGACATAGATTTTATGATTAGCTCGGCCAATAAATGCATTCAGGGGGTGCCGGGGTTTGGTTTTGTTATTGCAAAGAGATCCTGTCTTGAACGGTGTAAAGGCCTTGCTCGTTCACTCACGTTAGACCTCTATGATCAGTGGCAATGCATGGAGGAAAACCATGGCAAATGGCGCTTTACCTCCCCCACACACACCGTTCGCGCTTTCTATCAAGCCCTGCTTGAACTAGAAAGCGAAGGGGGGATTGACGCGCGTTATCAACGCTATTGTACTAATCAGGCAACGTTGGTAGAGGGCATGCGTTCACTCGGCTTTAAAACCTTACTGGCTGATGAGCTGCACTCCCCAATTATCACCTCGTTTCACTCCCCTATCGACCCCCACTACCAGTTCCAGAATTTTTACGATCACCTCAAGAACAAAGGCTTTGTTATCTATCCCGGAAAAGTCTCTAACGCCGACTGCTTTCGAATCGGCAATATAGGGGATGTTCATCCCGCAGATATTGAACGCCTTATTCAAGCAATACGTTCGGTTATGGTCTGGAATATCAGCTGA
- the phnX gene encoding phosphonoacetaldehyde hydrolase → MNNPSPIQAVIFDWAGTIVDFGSFAPTTVFVEAFKKGFDFEVHLKEAREPMGLGKWDHICAVGKLPSVDTRWKEKFGRSMTDEDIDIIYAAFMPLQKAKVADHATPILNAIDVVEGLKAAGIKIGSCSGYPRQIMDVLIPSAADYGYNPDCVVATDDLPHGGRPSPFMALQNVIELGATSVAACIKVDDAIPGIEEGHNAGMWTVGLLLSGNEAGLTYEEYLAADDHTLDIVREKARARLQKSSPHYLIDTISDFPKVVDAINNRILAGERP, encoded by the coding sequence ATGAACAATCCATCTCCAATTCAGGCCGTTATTTTTGACTGGGCAGGCACGATTGTCGATTTCGGTTCGTTTGCGCCAACCACGGTTTTTGTTGAGGCCTTCAAAAAAGGTTTCGATTTTGAAGTACACCTAAAAGAAGCGCGCGAGCCTATGGGATTAGGCAAATGGGATCACATCTGCGCCGTTGGAAAGCTGCCTTCAGTCGATACTCGTTGGAAAGAGAAGTTTGGCCGTTCGATGACAGATGAGGATATCGACATTATTTATGCTGCATTCATGCCACTACAAAAAGCCAAAGTAGCGGACCACGCCACCCCGATCCTTAACGCCATTGACGTGGTTGAGGGCTTAAAAGCAGCGGGTATAAAGATAGGTTCGTGTTCAGGTTATCCTAGACAGATTATGGATGTGTTGATCCCGTCTGCTGCGGATTACGGCTATAACCCCGATTGTGTCGTCGCCACAGACGACCTGCCACATGGTGGTCGACCTTCACCATTCATGGCACTGCAAAACGTTATAGAGTTAGGTGCAACGAGCGTGGCAGCGTGCATTAAAGTTGATGACGCCATTCCCGGAATTGAAGAAGGCCATAATGCTGGCATGTGGACAGTGGGTTTACTGCTCTCCGGCAATGAAGCCGGGTTAACTTACGAAGAATACTTAGCAGCCGATGACCATACGTTAGACATTGTTCGTGAAAAAGCGCGCGCTCGACTGCAAAAATCATCCCCTCATTACCTTATAGACACTATCTCTGATTTTCCTAAAGTAGTGGACGCGATCAATAATCGCATACTCGCAGGAGAGCGCCCTTAA
- a CDS encoding alkaline phosphatase family protein — MSFMQRPNDSTMDQSTPKVILVILDGLAFDTSQSCMGYLQALVESNKATLYRLQAELPSSSRPLYETILTGATPVESGVISNNVVRRSNQESVFGLAQSQGRTTAAAAYHWMSELYNHAPYNPVQDRHTHDEKLQIQHGCFYHEDHYPDSHLFLDAESLRRVYNPDFLLIHSMNIDDAGHKAGFNSTHYRNTARKTDVTLSSHIACWISEGYQILITSDHGMNDDKSHGGTLSCERMVPLYVIGDAFSHNDKCEPKQTEICGTICQLLGIEHKKSMTASFIKSEVRDDIVRF, encoded by the coding sequence ATGTCTTTTATGCAAAGACCAAACGATTCAACAATGGATCAATCCACACCTAAGGTGATCCTCGTAATTTTGGATGGATTAGCGTTCGATACCAGCCAAAGCTGTATGGGGTATCTTCAAGCTTTGGTTGAGTCAAACAAAGCAACCTTGTATCGCTTGCAAGCAGAGTTGCCTTCTAGCTCAAGGCCGTTATACGAAACGATTCTGACGGGCGCCACACCCGTTGAAAGCGGTGTGATTAGCAATAACGTTGTTCGTCGTTCAAATCAAGAAAGCGTTTTTGGCCTTGCTCAATCGCAAGGACGGACAACGGCCGCCGCTGCCTATCATTGGATGAGCGAACTGTATAACCATGCACCCTATAACCCTGTACAAGACCGTCATACCCATGACGAAAAACTACAGATACAACACGGCTGTTTTTATCATGAAGACCATTATCCAGATAGCCATCTATTTCTTGATGCTGAATCTCTTCGCCGGGTTTATAACCCAGACTTTCTCTTAATCCACTCAATGAATATAGATGATGCAGGACACAAAGCTGGGTTTAACAGTACTCATTACCGAAACACAGCAAGAAAAACCGACGTCACACTCTCCAGCCATATTGCTTGCTGGATAAGCGAAGGTTATCAAATCCTTATCACCTCAGACCATGGTATGAATGACGACAAGAGCCACGGTGGCACCCTTAGTTGTGAACGTATGGTTCCTCTTTACGTTATTGGCGACGCATTTTCTCACAACGACAAATGTGAACCAAAGCAGACCGAAATCTGCGGCACGATATGCCAGTTGCTTGGTATAGAGCATAAGAAAAGCATGACCGCTTCATTTATTAAATCAGAGGTTAGAGATGACATTGTCCGTTTTTGA
- a CDS encoding HAD family hydrolase, which translates to MTLSVFDLDETLIAADSASLFCQYLVEHQLIDANFVEKDAAFMRLYNSGQLDINDYIAFFVDALRQYSVEDIEALLPTFLTDHISHVIYPEAVELLIQLKEQGHTIVIVSATAEFIVTAIANLLGVEHVLAIQLETDVDNNGDDFYNGKIKGTPSFREGKINRLQAWVTKHNETMDGAYFYSDSINDVPLLQLIDNPVATNPDTKLRQIANQQNWKIVRWEKPQLHNVNHSNHTQFTQLETHNV; encoded by the coding sequence ATGACATTGTCCGTTTTTGATTTAGATGAAACCTTGATAGCCGCCGATAGCGCTTCTCTGTTTTGTCAGTATCTCGTTGAGCATCAATTAATCGACGCCAATTTTGTAGAAAAAGATGCCGCCTTTATGCGCCTCTATAACTCTGGGCAACTGGATATTAATGACTATATTGCCTTCTTTGTTGATGCCTTAAGGCAATATTCGGTCGAGGATATTGAGGCGCTTTTGCCGACTTTTTTAACCGATCATATAAGCCATGTCATCTATCCAGAAGCGGTTGAATTACTTATACAGTTAAAGGAACAAGGCCATACGATAGTGATCGTATCTGCAACCGCAGAATTCATCGTCACAGCAATAGCCAATTTGCTCGGTGTCGAACATGTGTTGGCTATCCAGCTTGAAACCGACGTGGATAACAACGGGGACGACTTCTACAACGGAAAAATCAAAGGCACACCATCCTTTCGCGAAGGAAAAATCAACCGCCTACAAGCGTGGGTGACCAAACATAATGAAACAATGGATGGGGCGTATTTTTACTCCGATTCCATTAACGATGTTCCCCTGTTGCAGCTTATCGACAATCCGGTCGCCACTAACCCGGACACAAAGTTACGACAGATAGCAAATCAACAAAACTGGAAAATAGTCCGCTGGGAAAAACCACAGTTACATAACGTAAATCACTCAAATCATACTCAATTTACACAACTGGAGACACACAATGTCTAG
- a CDS encoding ABC transporter substrate-binding protein gives MSRLMFAGALALLSSQAMAACPNVAGKDAGGQYPHLFEKAEFEAQYNCSLSFRENPDINALNQRIAGNPTLAPLNERLPLEPLVIAPYLSIGNYGGVLDGISKATESGTSDLLSIRHVNLVRFNDDLETIVPNVAKSWLWNDDFTQLTITLRKGHKWSDGKPFTANDIAFWYNDILMNSEIIEKPKERFLSEGKKMKVEALNDTTIRFTTNAPKPGLLTNFALDYAQPFQPQHLLSKFHPDFNKDADKLAKSLGFDSGYDVIHFYYGQSDWKDIPTPLLKDEAASKRLTSAGYTGIAPTLESHLVVEDTLEGRRLVANPYFFQVDTAGNQLPYINEIKEVYIGDENIQTTKLIAGEVDYKSQSVNLPAAPVLLENRDMGNYNVSLRPTMGETTFAFNLTDKNLEKRAVFNDVRFRQAMSVAINRNYINEIAYFKLGKPTQYTAFDADTANFVTEELKTKWTEFDQKQAQKLLDKASVKDKDGDGFRDLPSGKKFELTIQYATQGAATEVVEIVAANWADVGVKTTIKEVTSDEYRNSQTANDLSVLVWVMGRPLATIASNNENLLPPYDNFFGLRTGMLWSQYRETNGAEGVKPPKTVDEMQVMADRFVTLPSGSEESNKLGKKIAEKVVSDLFIIGTVKAVAPIYHNRKLVNFSVPKTSSYDYYRVYPYLPTQWYLDEASN, from the coding sequence ATGTCTAGACTGATGTTCGCTGGTGCGTTGGCACTATTATCAAGCCAAGCCATGGCAGCATGTCCTAACGTTGCAGGCAAGGATGCAGGCGGTCAATATCCGCACCTATTTGAAAAAGCTGAGTTTGAAGCGCAGTACAATTGCAGCCTTTCTTTTAGAGAAAATCCCGATATCAACGCACTTAATCAACGTATTGCCGGTAACCCGACACTTGCACCATTAAATGAACGTTTACCGTTGGAGCCATTGGTTATAGCGCCTTATCTCAGCATCGGCAATTACGGTGGTGTGTTAGATGGTATCTCTAAGGCAACCGAATCTGGCACCTCAGATTTGCTTTCCATTCGCCACGTAAACTTGGTCCGTTTTAATGATGATCTTGAAACGATAGTACCAAATGTCGCAAAGTCTTGGTTGTGGAATGATGATTTCACTCAGTTAACCATCACCCTGCGAAAAGGGCATAAATGGTCTGATGGCAAACCATTTACAGCTAACGATATTGCGTTCTGGTACAACGATATCCTAATGAACAGTGAAATTATCGAGAAACCAAAAGAACGTTTTCTCTCTGAAGGCAAAAAGATGAAAGTCGAAGCGCTTAACGATACCACTATCCGCTTCACGACAAATGCACCAAAGCCAGGGTTGCTAACGAACTTTGCGCTTGATTACGCACAACCTTTCCAGCCACAGCATCTCTTAAGTAAATTCCACCCAGACTTTAATAAAGACGCCGATAAGCTAGCAAAATCACTAGGGTTCGATAGCGGTTACGATGTCATTCACTTCTATTACGGCCAATCAGATTGGAAAGATATTCCGACTCCATTGCTAAAAGATGAAGCCGCATCCAAGCGACTCACGAGCGCGGGATACACGGGTATTGCGCCGACACTTGAATCCCATTTGGTCGTGGAAGACACACTCGAAGGCCGTCGTCTGGTGGCGAACCCTTATTTCTTCCAAGTTGATACCGCGGGTAACCAGTTGCCGTACATCAATGAGATAAAAGAGGTCTATATTGGCGATGAAAATATACAAACAACCAAGCTAATTGCAGGCGAAGTTGATTATAAATCTCAGTCGGTCAACCTTCCTGCCGCCCCTGTACTGCTTGAGAATCGTGATATGGGTAATTACAACGTCAGTCTGCGTCCAACAATGGGTGAAACGACCTTTGCCTTTAATCTGACCGACAAAAACTTAGAGAAACGAGCCGTTTTCAACGACGTTAGATTCCGTCAAGCGATGTCCGTTGCCATCAACCGCAACTACATCAATGAAATTGCTTACTTCAAACTAGGCAAACCAACGCAATACACCGCATTTGATGCCGATACCGCTAACTTCGTCACTGAAGAACTTAAAACCAAATGGACTGAGTTTGACCAGAAACAGGCTCAAAAACTGCTAGACAAAGCCAGCGTTAAAGATAAAGACGGTGACGGATTCCGTGACCTACCATCCGGCAAGAAATTTGAGTTAACCATTCAATACGCGACACAAGGCGCAGCAACAGAGGTAGTAGAGATAGTCGCCGCAAACTGGGCGGATGTGGGCGTAAAAACCACCATCAAAGAGGTAACATCGGATGAATATCGTAACTCGCAAACCGCGAACGACTTATCGGTTCTGGTCTGGGTGATGGGACGACCTCTTGCCACTATTGCGAGCAACAACGAGAACTTATTGCCTCCTTACGACAACTTTTTCGGCCTACGCACAGGCATGCTTTGGTCTCAGTACAGAGAGACCAACGGAGCTGAAGGTGTGAAGCCACCGAAAACAGTGGACGAAATGCAGGTCATGGCGGATCGCTTTGTCACTCTGCCTTCTGGTTCTGAAGAGTCAAATAAGCTTGGCAAAAAAATAGCAGAGAAAGTGGTTTCCGACCTATTTATTATCGGCACGGTAAAAGCGGTAGCACCAATCTACCACAATCGAAAACTGGTTAATTTCTCGGTTCCTAAAACCTCTTCTTATGATTACTACCGCGTATATCCCTATCTACCAACGCAGTGGTACTTGGATGAAGCAAGCAATTAA
- a CDS encoding ABC transporter permease, with protein MSFLSQTWLFWILLLIGGFLFIRGRGSQYFNYVFNRYVLALITLLIVSAIVFSLMEALPGDCAEKYIAYKNTQGETITQADIDAERSRMGLDKPLPLRWGKWVTDLTLRGDLGFSCAKRQSVNLALGDRFWMSLSFCLAALFLSYLVAVPFGIFSAFTINKSWTDKNPQHPVRQRVINTLGLSLKKLVDLQLRIISYLGLALPNFLLALTIILIYVFAGEPAPTGLYSDEWQGVAWFTETGFSYGKLSDFLNHIWLPIFVIGWSATALQLQTVRALVVDESNKLYVDAARARGVDGMALWAGYPVRHSISPLFNSIGFDFQRVFNDLPIVAIVIGLTDAAALLIEALSMTNDQELAAAILFLVALVVIAMNFITDVVLAAVDPRVRQSVLGK; from the coding sequence ATGAGTTTTCTTTCGCAAACGTGGCTGTTCTGGATACTGCTTTTGATAGGTGGTTTCCTCTTTATACGCGGACGCGGTAGTCAATATTTCAACTATGTATTCAACCGCTACGTCTTGGCCTTGATTACTTTACTGATAGTAAGCGCCATTGTGTTTTCATTGATGGAAGCCCTGCCTGGTGACTGTGCAGAAAAGTATATTGCCTACAAAAACACTCAAGGTGAAACCATTACACAGGCAGATATTGACGCGGAACGATCTCGAATGGGGTTGGACAAGCCACTGCCTTTACGTTGGGGAAAATGGGTGACGGACTTAACATTGCGCGGGGACTTGGGTTTTAGCTGTGCTAAACGTCAGTCTGTTAACCTTGCTCTGGGCGACCGATTTTGGATGAGCCTTAGCTTTTGTCTTGCGGCACTTTTTCTTTCCTATTTAGTGGCGGTTCCTTTTGGTATTTTTTCGGCTTTTACCATCAATAAGTCGTGGACAGACAAAAACCCGCAACACCCAGTTCGACAACGAGTCATCAATACACTTGGGTTGTCATTGAAAAAACTGGTCGACTTACAGCTTCGTATTATTAGTTATCTAGGGCTGGCGCTGCCGAACTTTCTATTGGCGCTCACCATTATTCTTATCTATGTCTTCGCTGGCGAGCCGGCCCCAACTGGGCTCTATTCTGATGAATGGCAAGGGGTCGCATGGTTTACCGAAACGGGTTTTTCCTATGGAAAGCTGAGCGATTTTCTAAACCATATATGGCTGCCAATATTCGTTATTGGTTGGTCCGCCACCGCCTTACAGCTTCAAACCGTACGAGCGCTAGTGGTCGACGAATCAAACAAACTTTATGTCGATGCCGCACGCGCCAGAGGGGTTGATGGTATGGCGTTATGGGCCGGTTACCCGGTTCGTCATTCAATTAGCCCCCTATTTAACAGCATCGGATTTGACTTTCAACGGGTATTTAATGACCTTCCAATTGTCGCCATTGTTATCGGCCTTACCGATGCGGCCGCTCTGTTAATTGAAGCACTTTCAATGACCAATGATCAGGAACTCGCCGCCGCAATTCTATTTCTAGTGGCGCTGGTTGTGATCGCAATGAATTTTATTACCGATGTGGTTCTAGCCGCTGTCGACCCTCGGGTCAGACAAAGCGTACTGGGGAAATAA
- a CDS encoding ABC transporter permease gives MIRILTRPFTAILRRKKKKTQADDAYYTAGQMALIKARFKSKTSGVVAAWILFSLVMLGFFAPFFAPNDPTIRGANVEYRRGAPQVIYFWDENGFSLRPFTYRYHKEKATLDLSSLGGDLAALDALTSGDALTSSSQNKFITDPDQRRYLQFFFKGWEYQLIDFTLLGYEFNLKWDRHFFGVEQGQIHLLGTDEDGKDVLSRTLHAIWVTISIAIVALIVKLLVSLLVGGVSGYFGGKVDAVMMSITEAVRVIPSIPIYLACAVALSELELDATQRYFAIAVVIGALDFATLGRRLRTHILTERNQDYVLAAQLCGSSTWRIIWRHLVPSFSSYIIVDTLINFPYVILAETSLSFLGLGLTEPVNSLGVLLQKAQDPDIQQNMMWQFYPVVLFVALIMAFVFVGDALRDSADPYSEK, from the coding sequence ATGATTCGTATATTAACAAGACCATTTACAGCGATACTCCGTCGTAAGAAAAAAAAGACGCAGGCAGATGACGCCTATTACACCGCAGGACAAATGGCGCTGATAAAAGCCCGCTTTAAAAGTAAAACCAGTGGCGTTGTTGCGGCTTGGATCTTATTTTCACTCGTAATGCTTGGCTTTTTTGCCCCGTTTTTCGCACCCAATGACCCGACGATTCGTGGCGCGAACGTAGAGTACCGCCGGGGCGCCCCACAGGTTATCTATTTTTGGGACGAAAATGGCTTCTCATTGAGGCCGTTTACCTACCGATACCACAAAGAGAAAGCCACACTTGATCTCTCTTCTCTGGGTGGCGATCTGGCCGCATTAGACGCACTCACCTCTGGCGATGCCCTTACTTCTTCAAGTCAGAACAAGTTCATTACCGACCCCGATCAGCGTCGCTATCTTCAATTTTTTTTCAAAGGCTGGGAATACCAACTGATAGATTTCACCCTGCTAGGCTATGAGTTTAACCTCAAATGGGATAGGCACTTTTTCGGTGTTGAGCAAGGGCAGATACACCTATTAGGGACCGACGAAGATGGAAAAGACGTACTGAGCCGAACCCTTCACGCTATCTGGGTTACCATCAGTATTGCCATTGTCGCTCTTATCGTAAAACTGTTGGTGTCGCTGCTTGTTGGGGGAGTCAGTGGATACTTTGGCGGCAAGGTGGATGCGGTGATGATGAGCATCACCGAGGCGGTTCGGGTCATCCCGTCTATCCCTATTTACCTTGCCTGTGCCGTTGCCCTTTCCGAACTAGAACTCGATGCCACTCAGCGTTATTTTGCTATCGCTGTCGTGATAGGTGCATTGGATTTTGCAACCTTAGGTCGTCGCCTTCGCACCCATATTTTGACCGAGCGCAACCAAGACTACGTGCTCGCCGCACAGCTTTGTGGTTCCAGCACGTGGCGTATTATATGGCGTCATTTGGTGCCGAGTTTTTCTAGCTACATTATCGTCGATACCCTGATCAACTTCCCATATGTGATTTTGGCAGAAACCAGTTTAAGTTTTCTCGGCTTAGGTCTCACTGAACCCGTGAACAGCCTAGGGGTGTTACTACAGAAAGCGCAAGATCCAGACATACAACAAAACATGATGTGGCAGTTTTATCCTGTGGTGCTTTTTGTTGCATTAATCATGGCTTTTGTATTTGTTGGCGACGCGCTTCGAGACTCTGCCGACCCATATTCTGAAAAATAA